The sequence ACCCCCGGGGCCGGAACAAGTAGAGATCCCTCtccggctcctcccccacccccggcagggGCAAGTGGAGACTCTGCTTCCCAGCCCaaacaccccttcctgccccccactcctaaataccctcccacttcccagccccatccctgcccgCAGCCCCTGTAGAGCCTCCCCCTAGGCTTGCTCTCTGGAGGTCGAGCTGTTCTCCCCCGgggggctgcagctcccccatGGCGCTGTACCTGCTGGCCCAGCGTGCCCATGCCCGCCGGCGGCGGCGGGTGCCCCAGGAGCGGGTGTTCAAGCCCCGGATCCAGTTCCTGAACATGCCAGAGGAGCAGGTGATGCGGCGCTACCAGCTCAACCCTGAGATGATCCGAGACCTGTGCCACGCACTAGAGTGTGACCTGCAGCCCTCGACTGGCCGCAGCCATGCTCTCCCTGTTTATGTCAAGGTGACGGCTGCCCTCAACTTCTACACCTCAGGCACATTTCAGACGCCGGCGGGCGACGCAGCTGGCATCAGCCAGGCCAGCATGTCCCGCTGCGTCTCCCAAGTCACGACCGCCCTGACCCGCCGTGCCAACGCCTACATCCGCTTCCCCTTCCAGCCTCGGCAACAGGCCCGCACCAAAGAAGAGTTCCTGCGCATTGCTGGCTTCCCTAACGTGCTGGGCACGCTGGGCTGCACCCACGTGGCCCTCAAGCCGCCCTCGGATCATGAGAACCTCTACCGCAATCCACTGCGCTTCCACTCCATGAACATGCAGCTGGTGTGCAATGCCCACGGCATGATAACCCATGTGGTGGCCGAGTTCC is a genomic window of Chrysemys picta bellii isolate R12L10 chromosome 7, ASM1138683v2, whole genome shotgun sequence containing:
- the LOC101949462 gene encoding putative nuclease HARBI1; translation: MALYLLAQRAHARRRRRVPQERVFKPRIQFLNMPEEQVMRRYQLNPEMIRDLCHALECDLQPSTGRSHALPVYVKVTAALNFYTSGTFQTPAGDAAGISQASMSRCVSQVTTALTRRANAYIRFPFQPRQQARTKEEFLRIAGFPNVLGTLGCTHVALKPPSDHENLYRNPLRFHSMNMQLVCNAHGMITHVVAEFPGSVPDAHILSCSSLRGIFEGHQNLDGWLLADGTYPLKPWLLTPVEAAETAAEQRYNAAHMATQAVVGRTVGALKGRFRCLDQAGGVLQYSPLKVCHIFVACCVLHNMAVGRGIAMPEGVELGARLPDQASPHPEPLSQEAQCLRQELITSYFS